A window of the Verminephrobacter eiseniae EF01-2 genome harbors these coding sequences:
- a CDS encoding nuclear transport factor 2 family protein — protein sequence MTLSAVDRMLAEQACRDLVVQAAAFTDAQSHEDFAALFTEDGVLIRPGPEHIQGQAAIIESYRSRPAGRMTRHLISNILVKLESDTAAHSTSCVLLWSGLASDAAGPFGRPAQARQVVGEFDDILSLTPQGWRIRRREARFLLFSEKSA from the coding sequence CTGAACAGGCATGCCGTGACCTGGTGGTGCAGGCTGCTGCGTTCACCGATGCACAGTCACACGAAGATTTTGCCGCGCTGTTCACGGAGGACGGCGTCCTGATCCGTCCCGGCCCGGAGCACATCCAGGGACAGGCCGCGATCATCGAGTCGTACCGCTCCAGGCCGGCCGGACGCATGACTCGTCACCTGATAAGCAACATTTTGGTGAAGCTGGAGTCCGACACGGCAGCCCACTCCACCAGCTGCGTTTTACTTTGGTCGGGACTGGCGAGCGACGCCGCTGGCCCCTTCGGACGACCCGCGCAGGCGCGCCAGGTTGTCGGCGAATTCGACGATATCTTGTCGCTGACGCCTCAGGGCTGGCGCATTCGGAGGCGAGAAGCCCGATTCCTGTTGTTCAGCGAGAAATCGGCGTGA